From Oreochromis aureus strain Israel breed Guangdong linkage group 4, ZZ_aureus, whole genome shotgun sequence, a single genomic window includes:
- the pvalb8 gene encoding parvalbumin 8, giving the protein MSLSSILSADAIDSAIKDCQAPDSFCAKKFFQMCGLTKKSPQEIKKVFGILDNDASGFIEEEELKFFLQRFCPGARVLTDKETKAFLSAADDDSDGMIGADEFQAMVLS; this is encoded by the exons ATGTCGCTCTCATCTATCCTTTCTGCTGATGCCATCGACAGTGCTATCAAGGACTGCCAAG CTCCAGACTCCTTCTGTGCTAAGAAGTTTTTCCAGATGTGTGGCCTCACCAAGAAGAGCCCTCAGGAAATAAAGAAAGTTTTTGGGATCCTGGACAACGATGCCAGTGGCTTTATTGAGGAAGAAGAGCTCAA GTTTTTCCTCCAGAGGTTTTGTCCCGGGGCTCGTGTTCTGACAGATAAGGAGACCAAGGCCTTCCTGAGTGCTGCTGATGATGATAGCGACGGAATGATTGGAGCAGATG AGTTCCAAGCCATGGTCTTGTCCTAA